In the Topomyia yanbarensis strain Yona2022 chromosome 3, ASM3024719v1, whole genome shotgun sequence genome, one interval contains:
- the LOC131693747 gene encoding immediate early response 3-interacting protein 1 has translation MFTLWALIEASLLCLNAVCILHEQRFLSKFGWGATNSQIHGFGESPTVKAQVLNLVRSIRTVAKIPLIFLNIVAILFKLVLG, from the exons ATGTTCACACTGTGGGCTCTTATCGAAGCTTCTTTGCTATGTTTAAACGCGGTGTGTATTTTACATGAACAACGATTTCTATCCAAAT TCGGATGGGGTGCTACCAACTCTCAGATCCATGGTTTTGGTGAATCACCAACGGTAAAGGCTCAAGTTTTGAATCTGGTTCGATCCATTCGAACGGTGGCTAAAA tACCTCTGATATTTCTCAACATTGTAGCGATACTATTTAAACTCGTGTTAGGATAA
- the LOC131693745 gene encoding biogenesis of lysosome-related organelles complex 1 subunit 2, with protein MEDDYGGVTDSPKRGPTLSTSTSSFEPFDAHDPNLSRLATKMFQKTGDYISHELSSTVEDYKLIENMNKAMLGKVFEMKQMSESIASKNSELNRKYEELKPLLKKIEDIESTVDKLEAAAYQLDSYTVRLENKFKTLKAKK; from the exons ATGGAAGACGACTACGGTGGCGTTACGGATTCGCCCAAACGAGGACCCACCCTCTCAACATCGACATCTAGCTTTGAGCCTTTTGATGCTCATGACCCGAACTTGTCCCGATTGGCAACAAAGATGTTCCAGAAAACCGGTGATTACATCTCACACGAACTAAGCTCCACCGTGGAAGACTACAAGCTAATTGAGAACATGAACAAAGCCATGCTGGGGAAGGTGTTTGAGATGAAGCAAATGTCGGAGTCGATCGCATCCAAAAACAGTGAACTGAACCGGAAGTACGAAGAGTTG AAAccgcttttgaaaaaaatagaagaCATAGAATCGACTGTGGATAAACTGGAAGCGGCGGCATATCAACTTGATTCGTACACCGTGCGGTTAGAGAACAAATTCAAGACGTTAAAGGCTAAAAAATAA